The Deltaproteobacteria bacterium genome contains a region encoding:
- a CDS encoding cysteine protease, which produces METQHGLGWLPDVPKPTDYSQEHAEIGSLLGRTTLAASVGASTAAKGAGTAKAAAPPAQVDLRAWFSPIEDQGHLGSCTANAAVGLLEYFERRASGSYIDASRLFVYKAERNLLGVTGDTGAYLRTAMEALVLFGAPPERYWPYDGNPAASNPRYDVEPPAFCYAFGANYQAVKYFRLDPNATPAAQVLANIKAFIAGGFPCMFGFPVYAEYDHPLPGGLVAFPTVGYRGGHANVVAGYDDNLMIGKDKGALLIRNSWGPTWANSGYGWMSYRYVTEGLATDWWSMISAKWVDTGQF; this is translated from the coding sequence ATGGAAACGCAACATGGACTAGGTTGGCTTCCTGATGTTCCCAAGCCAACCGACTACAGCCAAGAGCACGCTGAAATTGGATCGCTCCTGGGTCGAACGACCCTCGCGGCAAGCGTTGGGGCATCGACGGCGGCAAAGGGAGCCGGGACCGCCAAGGCGGCCGCGCCGCCAGCGCAGGTTGACCTGCGCGCATGGTTTTCGCCCATCGAGGACCAAGGACATCTTGGCTCATGCACCGCCAATGCCGCAGTCGGGCTACTGGAATACTTCGAGCGACGGGCGAGCGGTAGCTACATCGACGCCTCTCGGTTGTTCGTCTATAAGGCCGAGCGCAATCTACTCGGCGTCACGGGCGACACGGGGGCGTACCTGCGCACAGCAATGGAAGCCTTAGTGCTGTTCGGAGCTCCCCCAGAGCGCTATTGGCCCTATGATGGGAACCCGGCCGCTTCGAACCCACGGTACGACGTGGAGCCGCCAGCCTTCTGCTACGCCTTCGGCGCAAACTACCAAGCGGTCAAGTACTTTCGACTGGACCCGAATGCGACCCCCGCGGCCCAGGTTCTCGCCAACATCAAAGCCTTCATCGCAGGGGGTTTCCCCTGCATGTTCGGATTCCCTGTCTACGCCGAGTACGACCACCCGCTTCCGGGCGGACTCGTCGCGTTTCCAACGGTGGGCTACCGCGGCGGGCACGCCAACGTGGTCGCCGGCTACGACGACAACCTGATGATCGGCAAGGACAAAGGCGCCTTGTTAATCCGAAACTCGTGGGGCCCCACGTGGGCAAACTCTGGCTATGGATGGATGTCCTACCGCTACGTGACTGAGGGGCTGGCGACCGACTGGTGGAGTATGATCTCGGCAAAGTGGGTCGACACCGGACAATTCTAA
- a CDS encoding AMP-binding protein, translated as MTLNPQQLGLAHHARTSPGKPALWMGDRTLTYLEFNARVNRLARALQRVGVGKGDAVGAALHNGFEWFELLNAAAKLGAQLVPIGYRLKGPEIAYMLADSRARLLVGAFDLYDEIARAFDEIGWPDERQWVVGADTRGRSYEALLAAESDAEPDGGFVGGGYNVLIYTSGTTGRPKGIERPVDPATGHLMLLGIAQLWGFDADSVHLVTGPLYHTAPSSYGQVHLLVGATVVVMPRFDAAEALRLIARHRATDTFMVPTHFSRILQLDERERRCHDLSSLKQVLHSAAPCPVPVKKHIIEVFPPGVITEFYGASESGFTKITAEEWLRKPGSVGKPWPGHEIRILDEQGQQCATGEIGLIYVKSPRLDFRYRDAAEKNRAAFRDGFFSAGDLGYLDGDGYLYIADRRTDLIICGGANVYPAEVESVLMAHPKVADVAVIGVPDDDLGKAVLAVIELRSGERATADELIAFARRDLAHYKCPRRVEFVAQLPREPHGKVRKHELIEHYSAGR; from the coding sequence ATGACATTGAACCCGCAACAGCTTGGTCTTGCTCATCACGCCCGTACATCTCCCGGCAAGCCGGCGCTGTGGATGGGAGACCGCACGCTGACCTACCTGGAGTTCAACGCCCGCGTGAATCGGCTGGCGCGCGCCTTACAGCGTGTCGGTGTGGGCAAAGGTGACGCCGTCGGGGCGGCGCTGCACAATGGCTTCGAGTGGTTCGAGCTGCTCAACGCCGCGGCCAAGCTCGGCGCTCAACTTGTACCGATCGGGTATCGGCTGAAGGGGCCGGAGATCGCTTACATGCTCGCCGACTCGCGCGCGCGCCTGCTCGTCGGCGCGTTCGATCTGTACGATGAGATCGCACGCGCGTTTGACGAGATTGGTTGGCCCGACGAGCGGCAGTGGGTGGTAGGCGCGGACACTCGAGGCCGGTCGTACGAGGCGCTACTCGCGGCGGAGTCTGACGCCGAACCAGACGGCGGTTTTGTCGGCGGTGGCTACAATGTGCTGATCTACACCTCGGGTACAACAGGGCGTCCCAAGGGTATCGAGCGGCCCGTCGATCCTGCCACCGGTCATCTCATGCTGCTCGGTATCGCCCAGCTCTGGGGTTTTGATGCCGACTCGGTGCACCTCGTCACCGGGCCGCTCTACCACACCGCGCCGTCGAGCTACGGCCAAGTGCATCTGCTGGTCGGCGCGACCGTGGTGGTGATGCCGCGCTTCGACGCGGCGGAGGCGCTACGACTGATCGCGCGCCATCGCGCCACCGACACCTTCATGGTGCCGACGCACTTCAGCCGCATTCTCCAACTCGACGAACGTGAGCGACGCTGTCACGATCTCTCGTCGCTCAAGCAAGTGCTGCACTCGGCTGCGCCCTGTCCGGTACCGGTAAAGAAGCACATCATCGAGGTATTTCCACCCGGGGTGATCACCGAGTTCTACGGCGCATCGGAGAGCGGCTTTACAAAGATCACGGCGGAGGAATGGCTGCGCAAGCCAGGCAGTGTCGGCAAACCGTGGCCGGGCCACGAGATTCGGATCCTCGATGAGCAGGGACAACAGTGCGCAACGGGTGAGATCGGGCTGATCTACGTGAAGAGCCCGCGCCTGGATTTTCGCTACCGTGATGCTGCGGAGAAGAATCGCGCGGCGTTTCGTGACGGCTTCTTCAGCGCCGGTGACCTCGGCTATCTCGACGGCGACGGCTATCTCTACATCGCCGATCGGCGCACTGATCTGATCATTTGCGGTGGTGCCAACGTGTATCCCGCCGAAGTCGAGAGTGTGCTGATGGCGCATCCAAAAGTAGCCGATGTCGCCGTCATCGGCGTGCCCGACGACGACCTGGGCAAGGCGGTGCTGGCGGTGATCGAGCTGCGCTCGGGCGAGCGGGCAACCGCCGACGAACTGATCGCGTTCGCGCGTCGCGATCTCGCGCACTACAAGTGTCCGCGCCGCGTAGAGTTCGTCGCGCAGCTCCCGCGCGAGCCACACGGCAAGGTGCGCAAGCACGAACTCATTGAGCACTACAGCGCGGGCAGATGA
- the moaA gene encoding GTP 3',8-cyclase MoaA, translating to MRYTDTFGRPLRNLRLSVTDRCNLRCQYCMPEEHYVWLPRADMLTFEEISTLVDCFIDLGVDKIRLTGGEPLLRRDLPVLVRLLASKPALRDLALTTNGILLGDVAQGLRDAGLHRLTVSIDTLKRDRFIALTRRDALPQVLDGIEAARRAGLGGLKLDCVAIRGFNDDELIDLLEYSKGIGAELRFIEYMDVGGATDWSTDKVLSRQAMLEKLGRHYGRIEPMADTSEADAAAPADRFRFADGTVFGIISSTTAPFCSTCDRSRLTADGMWYLCLYARSGTDLRGALRRGAPADEIKALIVSTWQGRSDRGAEERLGLTQRRPLAHPDELSKDPHLEMHTRGG from the coding sequence GTGAGGTACACGGACACCTTTGGCCGGCCGCTGCGCAACCTGCGACTGTCGGTCACCGATCGATGCAACCTGCGCTGCCAGTATTGCATGCCCGAGGAGCACTACGTCTGGCTCCCGCGCGCGGACATGCTGACGTTCGAAGAGATCAGCACATTGGTGGACTGCTTCATCGATCTCGGTGTCGACAAGATCCGACTCACCGGCGGTGAGCCGCTGCTGCGCCGCGACCTTCCGGTGCTCGTCCGGCTTCTCGCGAGCAAGCCCGCGCTCCGCGACTTAGCGCTTACCACCAACGGCATTCTCCTCGGCGATGTCGCACAGGGCTTGCGTGACGCCGGGCTGCATCGCCTCACGGTCAGCATCGATACGTTGAAGCGCGATCGTTTCATCGCGCTGACCCGCCGCGATGCGTTGCCGCAAGTGTTGGACGGCATCGAGGCGGCCCGACGGGCCGGGCTCGGCGGACTCAAACTCGACTGCGTGGCGATTCGCGGCTTCAACGATGATGAACTGATCGATCTCCTCGAATACAGCAAGGGCATCGGTGCCGAACTGCGCTTCATTGAATACATGGATGTCGGCGGTGCCACCGATTGGTCGACCGACAAGGTGCTTTCGCGCCAAGCGATGCTGGAGAAGTTGGGACGCCACTACGGTCGCATCGAACCGATGGCCGACACCAGCGAGGCGGACGCGGCGGCGCCGGCTGATCGTTTTCGCTTCGCCGACGGTACGGTGTTTGGGATCATTTCATCGACGACCGCGCCATTTTGCAGCACCTGCGATCGCAGCCGGCTGACGGCGGATGGCATGTGGTACCTCTGCCTCTACGCTCGCAGCGGAACCGATCTTCGCGGCGCGCTGCGCCGCGGGGCGCCGGCCGACGAGATCAAAGCCCTGATCGTTTCGACGTGGCAGGGACGAAGCGATCGCGGTGCCGAGGAACGCCTGGGCCTGACGCAACGGCGACCGCTCGCACATCCCGACGAACTTTCAAAGGATCCGCATCTCGAAATGCACACGCGCGGCGGCTGA
- a CDS encoding DJ-1/PfpI family protein translates to MTRKRVGILIFPNVEVLDFCGPFEVFSVTRLDEERRREEHSPFEVMLIAESLETVVATGGLRVQPDHTIETAPPLDVLVVPGGWGTRAEIKNQRLLRFIAERGRAVETLTSVCTGAMLLGQAGLLDGRHATTHWRSLDWMRESFPSVTVEAGQHVVEDGHILTSAGISAGIDMALRVVTRYFGDAVGRATARQMEYPYPDDNRRRV, encoded by the coding sequence ATGACCCGCAAGCGTGTCGGCATTCTGATCTTTCCCAACGTCGAAGTCCTCGACTTCTGTGGACCGTTCGAAGTGTTCTCCGTCACTCGTCTCGACGAAGAACGGCGGCGTGAAGAGCACTCGCCGTTTGAAGTGATGCTGATCGCGGAGTCACTCGAGACGGTGGTGGCCACCGGTGGCCTGCGCGTGCAACCTGACCATACTATCGAGACCGCACCGCCGCTCGACGTTCTCGTAGTGCCCGGCGGTTGGGGGACGCGCGCGGAGATCAAAAACCAGCGGCTGCTGCGGTTCATTGCGGAGCGCGGCCGCGCGGTCGAAACGCTGACCTCGGTGTGTACCGGCGCGATGCTGCTCGGCCAAGCCGGGTTGCTCGACGGCCGCCATGCCACCACGCACTGGCGCTCGCTCGATTGGATGCGCGAGTCCTTTCCGTCGGTCACGGTTGAAGCCGGCCAACATGTCGTTGAAGACGGTCACATCCTCACATCCGCCGGCATCTCCGCGGGCATCGACATGGCGTTGCGTGTGGTGACGCGCTACTTCGGCGATGCGGTCGGTCGCGCCACCGCGCGCCAAATGGAGTATCCCTACCCCGACGATAACCGTCGGCGCGTGTAG
- a CDS encoding class I SAM-dependent methyltransferase — protein MAVDQAKLDAFMGKFVTDAGAALSAALVVLGEKLGLYKAMARAGPLTPAELAGRTHTDERYVREWLCAQAASGYVNYDAATGRFTLPDEQALALADDTSAAYLLGMFDIITSLFKDEPTIADAFRTGRGVGWHEHDPVLFHGTERFFRAGYSANLISSWIPALDGVDAKLKAGARMADVGCGHGASTVIMAQAYPKSQFVGFDYHPASIDAARKRAAAAGVSDRVTFEVGAAKEYPGTYDFVTFFDCLHDMGDPVGAAAHVYKSLARDGTWMVVEPFAGDRVEDNLNPVGRIFYSASCFICTPASKAQEVGLALGAQAGEARLREVITAGGFTHFRRATATPFNLVLEARP, from the coding sequence ATGGCAGTCGATCAAGCGAAGCTCGACGCGTTCATGGGGAAGTTCGTCACGGATGCCGGCGCTGCACTAAGTGCGGCGCTGGTAGTGCTGGGCGAGAAGCTCGGTCTCTACAAGGCGATGGCGCGTGCGGGACCGCTCACGCCTGCGGAACTCGCCGGGCGCACGCACACCGACGAACGTTACGTGCGTGAGTGGTTGTGCGCGCAAGCCGCAAGTGGCTACGTCAACTACGACGCGGCAACCGGGCGCTTCACGTTGCCCGACGAGCAAGCCCTCGCGCTGGCTGATGACACCAGCGCGGCATACCTGCTCGGGATGTTCGACATCATTACCTCGCTGTTCAAGGATGAGCCGACCATTGCTGACGCGTTCCGCACCGGTCGCGGCGTCGGCTGGCATGAGCACGATCCGGTGTTGTTCCATGGCACCGAGCGATTCTTCCGTGCCGGGTATTCCGCCAACTTGATCAGCTCGTGGATTCCCGCACTCGATGGCGTCGACGCCAAACTCAAGGCGGGCGCGCGGATGGCTGACGTCGGCTGCGGTCACGGGGCGTCGACCGTGATCATGGCGCAAGCGTATCCCAAGTCGCAGTTCGTCGGGTTCGACTATCATCCGGCGTCAATCGACGCGGCGCGCAAACGCGCGGCCGCAGCGGGCGTGTCGGATCGCGTGACGTTCGAGGTCGGCGCGGCAAAGGAGTATCCCGGCACCTACGACTTCGTGACGTTTTTCGATTGCCTGCACGATATGGGCGATCCGGTTGGGGCCGCCGCGCATGTCTACAAATCGCTGGCGCGCGACGGTACGTGGATGGTCGTCGAACCGTTCGCCGGTGATCGCGTGGAAGACAATCTCAATCCGGTGGGTCGTATCTTCTACTCCGCGTCGTGTTTCATCTGCACGCCGGCGTCGAAAGCGCAGGAAGTCGGTCTCGCGCTAGGCGCGCAGGCTGGAGAAGCGCGACTGCGCGAGGTGATCACTGCGGGCGGTTTCACCCACTTCCGCCGGGCCACCGCCACGCCGTTCAATCTCGTGCTCGAAGCGCGACCGTAG
- a CDS encoding SH3 domain-containing protein, with translation MASDARREPCPTDELLAAYLTSSLADVERRTVDCHVRVCDQCVQTLTTAQRRLSLADEVAAPVPAAVRERVEGVKHAPRLQPTARGWLDAVGEYVTQWLRWPVLVPVAVAVVALLVVVRSDWRSPVPRDGARAVQTSNVLRVAAAQAEVHARPAMQQPVIATLQRGAQVTVADESGDWYLVVLPDGTRGWIDRRAFE, from the coding sequence ATGGCCAGTGACGCACGCCGCGAACCGTGCCCCACTGACGAGCTGCTCGCCGCGTATCTGACGAGCAGTCTAGCCGACGTTGAGCGACGGACTGTCGATTGCCACGTGCGCGTGTGTGACCAATGCGTGCAAACGCTCACGACCGCGCAGCGCCGCCTCAGCCTGGCCGATGAAGTCGCAGCGCCGGTGCCCGCCGCCGTTCGCGAGCGAGTCGAGGGAGTCAAGCACGCGCCGCGTCTGCAGCCTACGGCGCGCGGTTGGCTGGATGCGGTTGGCGAGTACGTCACGCAGTGGCTGCGCTGGCCGGTGTTGGTGCCGGTGGCGGTCGCGGTGGTCGCGTTGCTGGTCGTGGTCCGGAGTGACTGGCGTTCGCCGGTGCCGCGCGACGGAGCGCGTGCGGTGCAAACCTCGAACGTCCTCCGTGTCGCAGCGGCGCAAGCCGAGGTTCACGCGCGACCCGCGATGCAGCAACCGGTGATCGCGACGCTGCAACGCGGCGCGCAAGTGACCGTCGCTGACGAGTCAGGTGACTGGTACTTGGTGGTGTTGCCCGACGGCACACGCGGCTGGATCGATCGCCGCGCCTTTGAATAG
- a CDS encoding caspase family protein: MRMTARRRKLVVSSCVVASVVVALWWRGVSVPTRERRGDAAPVENTPAANRPTLWLLAIGVSRYKEADIALQFADADARAMAAALEQQGRGPIYREAKTLVLTNEEVTRESILGGIERFLGQAGPDDVAAIFLAGHGAQDRATGTYYFLPYPANGSNLLTDGLRMSDFDEMIRVLRRNVRRVVVMLDTCHSGALRLASARAVASADDLAVQVSLAEGLFLLAATKPGEDSTETPELAHGAFTYSLLQGLSGDADADGDGLLSVSELFGYVASHVPRLTEGRQHPYHKSEGTDLAFAAVTHSAEAAEPAPPPSTVRPLNEPVATLIPNAIAVMEFRNLRRDAEHEWIGQALRAALDTELTKVRVLRVLSPDLIDRKRAEGLDDLRTARQLGISKLLTGTFAVIGETIRIDASIVDAASGVHQGSDSVQGQMAEFFDLEKKLVLNILRRLTIDVSPSEKESIEAETNTTVNAYRLLLQAEGLADESAVPTPKRTASGARTKSRGAKLGPQSRSDSFWGVAHAQEPTDTDAEVHQFLEAYRRAHEQKDVDALAKMYVTFSARQRDGLRAYLDNADQLTVAVEDVTITPTDTGVTVSFTRRDRFIDKATGKPARLEVHLTKTLVREDGAWKIAGGR; encoded by the coding sequence ATGCGTATGACCGCGCGGCGGCGAAAATTGGTAGTGAGCAGCTGCGTTGTTGCGAGCGTGGTTGTCGCCTTGTGGTGGCGCGGCGTGAGCGTGCCGACGCGCGAGCGGCGAGGCGACGCGGCGCCGGTGGAGAATACGCCCGCAGCCAATCGGCCGACCTTGTGGTTGCTCGCCATCGGTGTCAGCCGATACAAGGAGGCGGACATCGCCTTGCAGTTTGCCGATGCCGATGCGCGCGCGATGGCCGCCGCGCTGGAACAGCAGGGTCGTGGCCCGATTTATCGCGAAGCGAAGACGCTAGTGCTCACCAACGAAGAGGTTACGCGCGAAAGCATTCTCGGCGGCATCGAGCGCTTCCTCGGGCAAGCCGGGCCAGATGATGTCGCCGCCATCTTTCTCGCCGGCCATGGCGCGCAAGACCGGGCCACCGGCACGTATTACTTTCTCCCCTACCCTGCCAACGGTTCCAACTTGCTCACCGACGGTTTGCGCATGTCGGACTTCGACGAGATGATCCGGGTGCTGCGCCGCAACGTGCGGCGCGTCGTGGTCATGCTCGACACCTGTCACTCCGGCGCGTTGCGTTTGGCGTCGGCGCGCGCGGTGGCGTCAGCCGACGATCTCGCCGTCCAGGTGTCGCTCGCCGAAGGGTTGTTTCTGCTCGCCGCCACCAAACCGGGCGAGGACTCGACGGAGACGCCGGAGTTGGCGCACGGCGCGTTCACCTACTCGCTCCTCCAAGGGTTGAGCGGCGATGCCGACGCCGACGGCGATGGCTTGCTGTCAGTGTCGGAACTCTTCGGCTACGTGGCCAGCCACGTCCCGCGCCTCACCGAAGGGCGCCAGCATCCGTATCACAAGAGCGAGGGCACCGATCTCGCGTTCGCCGCCGTGACACACAGCGCCGAAGCGGCGGAACCGGCTCCACCACCGTCGACCGTCCGGCCACTCAACGAGCCGGTCGCCACGCTGATCCCGAACGCCATCGCGGTGATGGAGTTCCGCAACTTGCGGCGCGACGCCGAGCACGAATGGATCGGCCAAGCGTTGCGCGCCGCGCTCGACACCGAGCTGACCAAGGTGCGCGTGTTGCGCGTGCTCTCGCCCGATCTGATCGATCGCAAACGCGCCGAGGGACTCGACGACCTGCGCACCGCGCGTCAACTCGGCATCAGCAAGCTGCTCACCGGCACGTTCGCGGTGATCGGCGAGACCATCCGCATCGACGCCAGCATCGTCGACGCCGCCAGCGGTGTCCACCAAGGTTCCGATAGCGTACAGGGTCAGATGGCGGAATTTTTTGATCTCGAGAAGAAGCTGGTGCTCAACATCTTGCGACGCTTGACCATCGACGTGTCACCGTCCGAGAAGGAATCGATAGAGGCCGAGACCAACACCACCGTTAACGCGTATCGCTTGTTGTTGCAGGCGGAAGGCCTCGCGGATGAGTCGGCTGTGCCGACACCAAAGCGAACCGCATCCGGTGCGCGCACCAAGTCGCGTGGCGCGAAGCTCGGGCCGCAGAGCCGATCGGATTCGTTCTGGGGCGTCGCCCACGCGCAAGAGCCGACGGACACTGACGCTGAAGTCCACCAGTTCCTCGAAGCCTATCGTCGTGCCCACGAGCAGAAGGATGTGGACGCGCTGGCCAAAATGTACGTGACCTTCTCCGCGCGCCAACGCGACGGGTTGCGCGCCTATCTCGACAACGCCGATCAGTTGACGGTGGCGGTGGAGGACGTGACCATCACGCCGACCGACACCGGGGTGACCGTATCGTTTACGCGGCGGGATCGCTTCATCGACAAGGCCACCGGCAAACCGGCGCGGCTGGAAGTCCACTTGACCAAGACTCTGGTCCGCGAGGACGGTGCGTGGAAAATCGCGGGCGGGCGCTGA